The DNA sequence CATTTTAGCAATAATGCACTCCTCCTTGTGCAGGTTAAATTGCCCAACAATTCAAGATAGGAAAAGCTTACCAGAGTGTCTTTGTTGTgtttaattaagtaatatttCTATACACCAACTCAAAATGAATGTGGGGGGAAAAAAAACCCCACAAAAACTTTCTGCTttttgaaaacaaacatatgcTTCTTCATTTTGATATTAGGGTATAGTGATCCCATTTACATGAATTTGTACCCACATGAGCTATCAGTTGTCGGATCACATATAAGATGTTATCATGTGTTTATACAATGGCTTTCAATTTATGGGTATAAGCCTATATGGGGACATCAACTTTTTGTACCGATAGGGATTTATACCAGATTTCTCGTTTAGGCAAGATGACTTtagttattgataaattacaacggaCACCCCTaatatttgtcaaattataaatattttctcgttgtttgaaaattacaaacaccctTAAGAATTAATGGATGTCTAGCAAATACCCTCCTATAATGGGCTGTCACGAgagaatatttgttagacgaccaTTAATTTTAGAggagtatatataatttctcaacaGTGAAGGGTCATTGTAACTATGACAAACTTTAGAGATggcgttgtaatttattaaaaaaagaaaaagaatcactCAAAAGCCAACTATTAGTTAATTTGCTTAATTGTAAAGCTTAACAAAGCAATAGTTTGGAGGGGGGGTAGGTCGTACATACCTCTCATTTGATTCTCATGCAACCACAGCTCTTTCTTGCCTTAAAAATGGTGGATTTCTCAGCCTCCAAGTCAGTCATTGGCCCTATCTTGCTTTTAAGCTTTTACACATCCCCTTCACCTAATTATTCATGTCCTGTACAGAAATCTACCTCAACTTTCCCAAGTCAAGAACcatatataaatactccaCACCAGTCTCCCAACCTCCATCATTGTCTCTCTTACTCTTAGAAAATACATCACAAAGAATTTCACTCtcagaaagaagaaaaaaatgatcagCCAGAAGAAATTTTCATTGCGATTACTATTAACTATTTGTACAGTCTTCGCGTTTCTTTGCTTTGTCTCTTCTCCAGTTGAGGCAGCCGTTAAAAGATATCAGTTTGATGTGAGTTATAGCCTAATTGTAGCTCGTTGAATGTTTGTTAGCGAATTAGTCACTGATCGTTTTTGTATCGTAACGTGTGTGATATTTGCAGATCCAAGTGAAGAATGTGAGCAGATTGTGCCATGCAAAACCTATTGTGACCGTTAATGGGATGTTCCCAGGGCCGACAATCTACGTTAGAGAGGGAGACAGAGTTCTTGTCAATGTGACCAACCATGCACAGTATAACATGTCCATTCACTGGTATGTATGAATTAACACATGAGGGTACTACTTTTTTCTGTGAACTTTGTTAAAATGTGAATGATGGACTTCAAAAATGAATGTTTTAGGCACGGGTTGAAGCAGTACAGAAACGGTTGGGCAGACGGGCCGGCTTATATAACTCAGTGTCCGATCATGATGGGTAGTAGCTATGTGTACGATTTCAATGTAACAGGACAAAGAGGTACATTGTGGTGGCATGCACATATTCTGTGGCTAAGGGCCACTGTGTATGGTGCAATTGTGATCATGCCTAAACAAGGGACTCCCTTTCCCTTCCCTCAGCCAGATAGAGAGGAAGTGATCTTGTTAGGTGAGTTTCATACCTAGCAATTTGGCGTTGAAGTAACGAAAGACTTACTGAAAAATTTGGGGATAAGTATAGTGCCATAACATAATGAGGATATGACTAAGACAAGTACTTGTTTGTGTTGCAGGAGAATGGTGGAACGCAGACGTTGAGGCGGTGGAGAAGCAAGGAAATAGCTTGGGATTGCCTCCAAATATGTCAGATGCGCATACGATAAATGGAAAGCCTGGGCCATTGTTTCCATGCTCTGAGAAATGTAAGGAACATAGACACACATCAAACCTCTCAACTCAAATTAACCATTAAAGTAACAAGAAAGAGCTGAAAATGTACTCATATTGCGTCGTCTGTCTGACTTATTCTTCCGCTATCAGATACATTTGCAATGGAAGTTGAACAAGGAAAGACGTACCTCTTACGGCTCATCAATGCTGCCCTCAACGACGAACTGTTCTTTGCAATTGCTGGTCACAACATGACAGTAGTTGAGATTGATGCCGTCTACACTAAGCCGTTTTCCACTCAGGCTCTGCTGATCGCACCCGGTCAAACAACAAACGTGCTAGTCCGAGCCAATCAGATCCCGGGACGATACTTCATGGCTACAAGGCCTTTCATGGATGTCCCCATTCCCATAGACAACAAAACTGCAACAGCCATACTGCAGTACAAAGGCATCCCCAACACTATTATCCCAACACTTCCGAACCTGCCTAGGCCTAATGATTCAGCATTTGCCTTCAGCTATGAAGAGAAGCTCAGGAGCCTAAACTCTCCACAGTTTCCAGCAAAAGTGCCCTTAAAAGTCGACAGACACCTTTTCTACACCATCGGCCTTGGACGAAACGCTTGTCCATCCTGCATAAACGGCACCCGCCTAACGGCTTCTCTGAACAACATCTCCTTTGTGATGCCCCAAGTGGGACTTCTCCAGGCGCATTACTTCAACATGAAAGGCGTTTACACTACCGACTTCCCAGATAACCCTCCGACTCCTTTTAACTACACGGGAGCACCACTGACGGCGAATCTTGGGACTTCCAAGGGTACAAGACTTAGCAGAATCTCGTTCAACTCAACAGTTGAATTGGTGCTGCAAGACACAAACTTGCTGACCGTCGAGTCCCATCCATTCCACCTCCACGGCTACAACTTCTTTGTCGTGGGAACAGGCATTGGAAACTTTGATCCCACAAAGGATCCAGCCAAGTATAACTTAGTTGATCCACCGGAAAGAAACACGGTAGGCGTGCCAACGGGTGGATGGACTGCTATTCGCTTCAGAGCTGATAATCCAGGTAACTTATCTTCTTAAATGATTCTATCACAAAACATGAAGGTGATCATATGTGATTGAcattgttatttgaaaatctgTGACAGGGGTGTGGTTCTTTCACTGTCATTTGGAGCTGCACACAGGTTGGGGACTGAAAACAGCGTTCGTAGTAGGAGATGGGCCAGGGCCTGACCAGAAAGTCCTGCCTCCACCAAATGACCTTCCACCCTGCTAGTAGAGTTGAATTGATTATTTCGAGACGGATTTCATACGTCGCTTCTGAAATGTACAGATAATTGTGAATGCCTCAGTTGAAGAATGAGGCGGAGATACTGATAAATCTGGGGAGAGAAGCGAAAAGGATCTTCTTTCAGGcatttatgtgtgtgtttgtgaatGGATTTGTTTCAAACTAAATTGTAATAATGTCCCAATAAGTGGGAATGgatgtttgttttcttctattttgtgtttccaaaatttgaaaatggaCTCAGCACACCATCATTTACTGAAActgaaatttctttcttaccttatttttggattgataaatttgaatttgattagaATTTGGAAAGGAACAATTGAACCTACTttgatttcaaataaatatattaaaaatctttaacatgttttaaaaatctatagttaaaattttgtataattaaaatttatgtttccAAACCACCTCCACCTCCTAGAGATGGCAATTGGCCCCAGCTTTTTGAGGCCCCTGTCCGGACATCctatttgaaatttgtttggTATTGATTTCGGCAGATTTGGGTTAAGGTACGAGTTTTGTGCCGAACCTGCCCTACCCCGAACTCGCCTCggttcatattttatatactttttattatttattatccatatgtaatacattaataataaaaagttatggtattatatgtaaacccttaaataattttgcatatgTCCAACtctatataagaaatataaaaaaaaaatagttgattagaaagttaataatttaaattaacgtATGTTAaggtatttaaatttaaattaatattatttattaaaaaataaaatattagttgaatgtattctttatattatataattcattgtagatcgtaaaatgatattacttaatgagaaaattaataatttaggtGAACATATACTTTGTCTATAcgaattcattttaaattgaaaatcatatcttattaaaattatctacatctaaataatagttatttttaatatatattttcagacaCTTTTATAAGAtacaaaattaagaataaaattaaaaaaatattttttataatttcatctttaatttcactatttatttaattaattcttaattaatttttttttgacagGGTGGGACAAGACAAACAGGGCGAATTCAGGGTTTTAAAGAGCTGAGGCAAGGTGGGGATATGATATCCAAGATGAGTCTCGAATTCGGATAAACCCGCCTTAGACCCGCCCGTTGCCATTTGTACCACCTCCACCTGcctccccccacccccaacaactcactcccccccccccccccccccacccgcCCTTNNNNNNNNNNNNNNNNNNNNNNNNNNCACAAGTAACTATTTATGATTATGTAGATGTATCGGTTCATTTTTAACATCCGctagaaagaataaaaatatcatttttatcaaatattcgAACCTAAGTTGCTAATCGCGTAAAACAAGGGATCATATGTGCAACAACCCCTATCTAATGGGATTAATATGCaactttatcatttaattattttgttcaagGGTTGGGAATGAAGTCAATTCTTCCACTGTCACCAATGCTTTTTAGTTCATTTGGTATAAACGAACCACTTATATTGGATGGTtgtgaatttaattttctttaaatatgtGGAGGCAGTGGTGAtggataatttgtataaaacttataattttgcgGTATGTCTTGAGTCTTAACGGTGATTAAAGTCAAAGgcactcaaattttttattaaaaaatagaaaaaagaaagaaaattccaaGTTTGATGCGTTGATGCTGGTGGTCCATTACAAGCACAGCGAAATTCACGAATAGACAACAacaatcaaaaaagaaaaagaaagaaaaaaagagaaataagaCAAGAGAGAAAGAATATCCGAATTTCTGACTATGGTACAACATTTTCAACTCGACTCTGtccaaaaaatcaagaaactgtCGAAGCGAAGATGGTGCCAGTGTCCATGAAATGGTCTTTCTCTCCCACAATCTCCGCCTCCAGACCACACCGAGTCAACCGGTGAGCTCACATCCAATCTCCTGATGGGGGTTGGTTGACTCTGCAATTCTACTgaggaaaaaaaggaaagaagggctatataatttgaatttgtttttgcaGATTTCCTGGTGTGGCAATGGCGTCCGCAGGCGCAAGTGTTGAAAATGTGAAGGTTACTCAAGGTTTGGGTGATTTGCCAAAGGTTATTTTGACTTCTGTTCATGGGAGGTACTTTAATGGCTTTTACCTTCAAATCTTGGGTTCTTGGTTGCTTCTTGTGTTTATTTGTATTGATATCAATCTGATTGATGAATGATAGCCTTTGATGAAGAATATtgatttcaataataaaatatgtactGAAAATAAGATCCTCCCTTTTGTATTAATGATATATGCCTAGAGAATTACtttcatttaacaagaaaagctctttttcctttttcctcaCTCCAGAAGTTGATGAACTTTCGCTACACACTGCTTCCTGAAACTTGGTCTTTGTGTGGCTTTCTCGCATTTAGCCAGAGGTTCTTGATAGGTACTTCTGAAGTAAACGTATGAGGTGGTGGCTAAGCTTATTTCTCTCTAATGTACAACTCATCAGGAGTGGATCAGTTCCCGTATTTCTGTAGAACTCTTGTAGTTGTAGAGGCTACTTCTATCTTTATCACTTTCCAAAGATTTCTCTTTTTGTAAAATGTTCTCAGCTTGATGGAATAATTTGCATCTTTATCAAATCCCTTAACTtgtttataattcttttagtCTTCCTGCCATGGTCATGCTTGCTCAgcctcttttttctctctctgaaGTTGTTGTGGTTTTTAATGTTCCGTGATAATGGTGTGGCTTTGTTCCTGAAGTTCTCGGACCTCTGCTAACCAGAGTACGTAAATACATGCTTCAATTATGACCAACTTGGGGTGGATAATAATTCTGTTGTAATTTCAgcatgaaaaaaatagttttactCAATTATAGCTTGTTCCTTTTGCATTAAggattttcacattttttcaGCATGCATTTTGATTTCATGGCGTCTTTTACATAGCCTAAGAATTGATTACTTTTCAATACTGCCAAATAGCTTGGGCTAATCTTGTTCATTTGTATTAACTTTTCATGTAGTTCCATCTGGTAGCAATGTAAAGAACTAAAAcctgtatatattttaaaattattactccactgtctttcttcttttgtaaCTGAACTATTGATATTCGAGTTCGCTCCTAATTATTAAGATATACATGATTCTATCTTCTGGAGTATACAAGATGTAAATGTGATTTTGCAGTGAGGCAGAGCTATACCTGTATGGAGGTTGTGTCACATCCTGGAAAGTAGCCAGTAAGGACCTCCTTTTTGTTCGCCCAGATGCCGTATTTACCGGACAAAAGCCCATCAGGTATTCCCTGATTTGATTCACCAAATACTCAAAAGACGAAACTCTGCAATCTGATTCCTGCTCTAATATCCATTTTGACCTTTAATTTGCAATTCATTCTGGCTTGTCTCTTCCTTTTCGTTGCTGAGTTGACACAAGTTATAGACTCCAATAACCTGACTTATTCGGTTTTGACATACTCTCATTGTTGAGgcatctttcttcttcctcttttgtTTCCTTGAAGCTTGGGTTTCAAAATTACTAATTCGAATTATGCTTTTGTGTCCACTGTCCACCCTCTTTTTGGGAAATAGTGGAGGAATACCACACTGTTTTCCGCAGTTTGGACCTGGCGCAATGCAACAGGTAATCCCTTCATCATTTAGCCACAATATTTGGTTTACTTACTTTCTTTTCGGTGCTTCTGAACATGAATTAGTAGATCTGCTGTTGCTTCAGAAAGTTTAGTTGTTTAAAAACTTTTATAGGGTACATTATATTGGCATACATTTAAGTTTGATCTATTTATAGGAAGTATGCTCcctattaattgaaaatttacaattagaACATCTACCTTCTTATGATACTCGTCATGCTGTTACTTGTTAACGACTTCTCCTTATGTTATTAGAAATGTTCTTAAATTTCCAATTTTACTTCAAAGCAACTATCACAGGGCTCATACGTGGGTAGATAGTAACTAACAAAAATGGGATAGTTGgtttaattaatcatacagTAGGTtcaaatactattttaattttttaatatttctaattgaTCTTCTTATTATTCATTAAGTTTTGaaatagttcttttttttttttgattgtaAGTTTTAAATGGTTCTAAATTTTAGTAATCGTATGTAGCATTTTCCTTTATACGCTAACAACGTAAAATGTAAAATACCTCAAGATGAGATTCAAATTCAACATTACAAGACAACTATTTAAGCTTAGTAAAGTAcatttctcaaatttaaacaaatttattgtCCTTTTTCACTCTCCTTTAATTGAGGCCCAACCAATGgattttaattcaatcttTAGAGGTGGgtaactttaattattttttattttcaaaattattctttttttaaagatgATCTTGCAAAGACAGGTATCATAATTACTAATTCAATTTCAGTTaaataaatgaccaaaatcaaattgagaaattatgttattctttgattaattaaactttttttatttgattcagGCAATCGGACTAGTCGAATTTGTAAtgcaaaaaatactttaatttgaaGAATCTTATACATCAAACTTGAAAAGATTTTGCAATACTTAATTTGGAATTTAAGTGTGcgaataactattatttttaatttttcttttattccttttcaatttgaatGGAACCAAACAATGTTACGAGGTGCATTCTCAacctaaatattttatagataagtatgtatatatttgtactgGTGGATATGGtttattacttattatatttaagataTTTCACTCATTTGAATTTATGGACTAAGAAGTAATTTATTGATGCTTCCGTACGTTCATGATCATCGACTTCAACATTATCTCTTAATTTGATGAACTCCTATTACCTAgtatatcataattaatcatcTACCGATACTTTTCAAGCGAAAAATGATAAGCTAAGCATTAGGAATCAAATCACTTAGTCGCTGTGGTGTTCTTTTTGTTTAACATAATAAGAGATGTTAAGTAATCTGACAATATTATACACTTGCCAACCCACTCTACCATCTAAAACTAACCAGAACACCCCTTCTATTATAAGcattttacaaaatagaagtaaaaatgtcattttcaGCAATTCCCGTTAATGTGTTTTACCGACAGGGAGTTTAACTGTCATCCTTCAACAGCTAGAGAATGTTCCTGTAATTAGATAACCTCCAAGAGTTTTGATGTAAATTTACCATCTTTGTGTCTAAAGAACTTGTTTAAGTTTTGGTTTTCCTTTACTGGATCTTGTTCTTGTGCCAAGAGCTTTTTACAGTTTAAAACTTAATGGCAATGTATCATACTTGATGTATCTCTCCAGTTTTTATGTTGAACTCTATCTGGTTTAAGGATGTCAACATGATTGACAGCATGGATTTGCAAGGAATACGAACTGGTCCATTGTTAGTTCTGAAAATGTGGAAGGAAATCCTACTATTACTCTGGAGCTAAAAGATGGTCCGTACAGCCGTTCTATGTGGGATTATGGTTTTCAAGCTCTATACAAAGTTAGTAACTTCTTTTGCTATTCTATATTATTTGTCATTTGCAGCATGTATCTAtcaattctttattttactGCTATGATTAAGATTTTTCACAAATCCAAAAACACTTTTGCCTCATTGCACTTCCATCACTCTTTGGCAGGTCACTTTGGACAAAAGTACCCTCTCCACAGAGTTAAAAGTAACAAATACTGATGAAAAGCCATTTTCATTTACTACTGCTCTTCATACATACTTCAAGGTgagtataatatttatatattgggAAAGCAAGTGCCGGATCTTCTGTATATCCTACCTTCTACGCTTCTGAGATATTTTAACTGAAATAATCAAGATGCTTTCTCCAACGCAGGCTTCAGTGACTGGGGCATCTGTTAGAGGATTAAAAGGTTGCAAAACACTGAACAAGGATCCTGATCCTAAAAATCCGGTGGAGGGTAAGGAGGAAAGGTCTGTATCAATATTAGGTGGCAGTAATGGAGAATAGTTTTCTTTACACGGAAATTCAAATTCTGTTACAATCGCATGTAAATGTAATGGTTAATGTGCTACACGATATGAGGTAATCAAACATCACTCAAAAGTTGTGCTTGCTCGCATGTCGggatatatattttgtgttttgacaTCTACActtcatgtttatttttacaGGTCATTCTTCTCCCATTTTCTCATATAACTCATTTAAAACAGTAACAGATGGTACAAAAGAAGTTCCACCATTAGAAGGGCAACATTTTCTTGGAGCATTTTGTCTTATTACCTTTGTAAATACTGCATAATGAAATGGGACACCATTGTAGCATTTGTGCATTCAAATATGTGAGTTACTTTTCCTGAcctttattttcttgacaCAGGGACGTAGTCACATTTCCGGGATTTGTTGATTGCGTCTATCTGGATGCTCCTGGAGAGTTGCAGCTGGACAATGGTTTGGGTGATGTGATTACCATCAAGAATACAAAGTAATCAAGATGCTTCCTCTGATAATTTTGTGCATTCCATCTTTATGATTACATCGTCTTCACTGTCCTCTTATATTCCTCCCCTGCAGTTGGTCAGATGCTGTTTTGTGGAACCCGCATCTGACAATGGAGTCGTGTTACAAAGATTTTGTTTGCGTTGAGAATGCCAAGGTACAAGAGCCTTCAGTTTTAAATTCACCTCTCACCCTTGCTATCCTTGgaactatttattctttactACATAAAATGTTTCTCTCGGGATGCTGTGTGTATTTTTCAAGCTTTTAAGCGGATAATTCATTCATGGAATCTGACTGTTTTATAGTAACCAAAATTAACAGAGAATCCATTCATGCCATCTCACTGTTTTATGGTAATCAAAATCTTGTTCTTTCTGTAATCTGGAAAATCAACTCTTTTATGTACAAATACTTTTCTACTAtcattctttttctccttcatTTAATTCGTATAGATTTCTATTTACttgacatatttatattttctccttTCCTCAGATAGGAAAAGTTCAGCTAGAGCCCAAGCAATCTTGGACTGCACTGCAACACTTGAGCTTGGCTTGAAGTGCAGATGGGATcaacttttttgttctttcttttttctttttttattttctctttgtgTGCTCTTCTTATTAAGAGCAAATCAACATTGTAAACTGTCGGCAATTCTCAAATGACTGTACTATGTGTAAGTTATCTTGTTGTATGATGTATTTCttcatcaataaataattttctttacaCATTCTCATGTCTTCTTCTtagaacaataaaataattttcttcaaagtGTGATTAGAACAAACAAAAGAGTTTTGTCCACCCTCaccataaatttaaatgcaaACACCTGCAAATTTGCAACTTGAATTGACCATAGCTATTTGAAAACCAAAACGTTAGGGGGTGCAAATATGATGACAAACGACAACCATGCATATCAACTAGTTCCAACCAACGTAGCAAAAACTCCTAAAACTAGGCAAGACTTATTATAAGAGAGTTTACATTCCAGCCCTCCTGGAAATCTGAGTGGATCGTTGAGAATGTCTGCTTTATCTTCCCATCCGTCTTTAACTTGTCAGCATTGCAACTAAGCAAACTAATACTATGATAAACACCACAGCCCACACCCAACATATCCACTTCTTGCTCTCCTTCATCTGCTTTGCATAGAAGAGACTGGTAGTACCACCACTGATAAAGCTACTTGCGTTGGCAACGTTGTGCTCGATATCATCAATCTGTTCCCCTTGAGTCTCCACCATAACAGCCATATCAAGAAACACTTGATGAAGCTTATTCAAACTCCTCCAGATATCCATAACAGCTTCATGCCTCTCTTTGTTCTCCAAATTTGTCTCTGTCCTCGACTCAAATATTTCAACCTTCCCATTTCCAGAAATGATCTTCTCGATTACCTCATCACTTGGGTGCTCCCCCGTTGCATTATAGTACCTCCTCCTGAGGCCCTCCTTGTAATCTGTCATTATCTTTTCCCTCAGAGCCTGGAAGCCATTCATAATGTCCTTAAGCTTGGCCCTTAGCCCATTAGTAGTTGAGACCCTCGTCCGGTCAACAGCACTGCCTTCTGCATATGCCAAAGATATCCTCCGATTGACCACATTGGATTTATGGAGCACTTCAAGTCTTGTCTTGACGATCTTGGCTTTTCTGAGTACAGCAACCATGTCTGAGTCCATTCTGTCCCTTAGCCCACGAAGAATTTTTGCGCTGTAAGTGGATTTAGTCTCTT is a window from the Sesamum indicum cultivar Zhongzhi No. 13 linkage group LG15, S_indicum_v1.0, whole genome shotgun sequence genome containing:
- the LOC105178005 gene encoding laccase-11, giving the protein MISQKKFSLRLLLTICTVFAFLCFVSSPVEAAVKRYQFDIQVKNVSRLCHAKPIVTVNGMFPGPTIYVREGDRVLVNVTNHAQYNMSIHWHGLKQYRNGWADGPAYITQCPIMMGSSYVYDFNVTGQRGTLWWHAHILWLRATVYGAIVIMPKQGTPFPFPQPDREEVILLGEWWNADVEAVEKQGNSLGLPPNMSDAHTINGKPGPLFPCSEKYTFAMEVEQGKTYLLRLINAALNDELFFAIAGHNMTVVEIDAVYTKPFSTQALLIAPGQTTNVLVRANQIPGRYFMATRPFMDVPIPIDNKTATAILQYKGIPNTIIPTLPNLPRPNDSAFAFSYEEKLRSLNSPQFPAKVPLKVDRHLFYTIGLGRNACPSCINGTRLTASLNNISFVMPQVGLLQAHYFNMKGVYTTDFPDNPPTPFNYTGAPLTANLGTSKGTRLSRISFNSTVELVLQDTNLLTVESHPFHLHGYNFFVVGTGIGNFDPTKDPAKYNLVDPPERNTVGVPTGGWTAIRFRADNPGVWFFHCHLELHTGWGLKTAFVVGDGPGPDQKVLPPPNDLPPC
- the LOC105178006 gene encoding putative glucose-6-phosphate 1-epimerase — encoded protein: MVPVSMKWSFSPTISASRPHRVNRFPGVAMASAGASVENVKVTQGLGDLPKVILTSVHGSEAELYLYGGCVTSWKVASKDLLFVRPDAVFTGQKPISGGIPHCFPQFGPGAMQQHGFARNTNWSIVSSENVEGNPTITLELKDGPYSRSMWDYGFQALYKVTLDKSTLSTELKVTNTDEKPFSFTTALHTYFKASVTGASVRGLKGCKTLNKDPDPKNPVEGKEERDVVTFPGFVDCVYLDAPGELQLDNGLGDVITIKNTNWSDAVLWNPHLTMESCYKDFVCVENAKIGKVQLEPKQSWTALQHLSLA